GTAAACTGAGTCATTTTGCTAAGGTTTACTTCAACTCTTTGAGGGCGTCACGAAAATCATCTGCATCTTGAAAGCTGCGATAAACCGAAGCGAACCGAATATAAGCCACTTTATCCAGCTTACGCAATTCAGCCATCACTAATTCACCTATTTGTCTTGAAGGGACTTCTCGTTCACCTAGCACCAATAATTTACTTCTTATATGTTGTAATGCTTCTTCTATTAGTTCAGCAGAAACAGGCCGCTTATGCAGGGCAAGAAAAAAGCCTTCTCGCAACTTTTCATCTTTAAAATCTTCACGATTACCGTTACCTTTAATCACTTGTGGCAGTCTTAAATCTGCCGTTTCATAAGTAGTAAATCGCTTGTCACAACTTACACAGCGACGACGACGGCGAACGGAATCACCCTCTTCGTTCACGCGTGAATCAACAACCTGCGTGTCATCCGCATTGCAAAAAGGACACTTCATTGCATCGTATACTGTCTATGCGCCATACACAGGAAAACGCGATGTTAATTCATGTACTCGTGCTTTAGTTGCAGCAATGGCTTCTTCATCTGCCGGGTTATCCAATACATCGGCAATTAAATTAGCAACCAACCTAGCCTCTTCTTCTTTAAAACCACGCGTTGTAATTGCTGGCGAGCCTATTCTAATTCCAGAAGTCACAAATGGACTCTCAGGATCATTAGGTATTGCATTTTTATTGACAGTAATATGCGCCAAACCGAGCACAGCATCTGCCGCCTTACCAGTTAACCCTTTAGCGCGCAAATCAACTAAGAATACATGAGACTCTGTACGACCTGAAATAATACGCAAGCCGCGTTCTGTTAATGTTTCAGCCATAACAATAGCGTTCTTTACTACCTGCTGTTGATATAGTTTAAATTCAGGCGTTGCAGCCTCTAAGAAGGCGGTTGCTTTAGCTGCCATCACATGCATCAAAGGACCACCTTGCAAACTTGGAAAAACGCTTGAGTTTAATTTTTTCTCATACTCTGCTTTTGCCATAATAATGCCGCCGCGTGGACCACGTAATGTTTTATGCGTGGTTGAGGTAACAAAATCAGCATAAGGTACCGGGTTAGGATAAACACCTCCCGCAATCAGCCCAGAATAGTGCGCCATATCGACCATAAAATATGCACCGACTTTTTTTGCTATCTCCGCCATACGCGCCCAATCAAAGCGCAAAGCATAAGCAGAAGCACCGCCTATTAATAAATTTGGTTTATTTGCAACGGCTAAACGCTCCATTTCATCATAGTCAATTTCTTCTTGCTCATTTAATCCATAAGCAACAATATTAAACAACTTACCAGAAAGATTAGCCGGAGAACCGTGTGTTAAGTGACCGCCGTGACCGAGATTCATCCCCATAATGGTGTCGCCTGGCTTTAACATAGCAAAATATACAGCCTGATTGGCTTGTGAGCCAGAGTGCGGTTGCACATTAGCGTATTCAGCACCATAAAGTGCTTTTAAACGATCAATAGCCAATTGTTCTACCTGATCAACGTATTCGCAGCCACCATAAAAACGTTTGCCAGGGTAGCCCTCTGCATACTTGTTTGTGAGTTGTGAACCTTGAGACTCCATTACTGCTGGACTGGTGTAATTCTCGGATGCAATCAGCTCAATATGCTGCTCTTGACGCATTACTTCCGCATCGACTAGTTTTGCAATGGCGGGGTCAGCAAGATGAAGTTTGTTTGAATAGCTAAACATGGGTTAATGACTTCCAAAATAACAAGTTAAATAATGGCATATTTTATCATGTCATCTGGTTAGTTAATACTGATGTTACTTAATATAGCGCAGATAAAAAACAAAATACATGCACTAAAAGCATGCATTATTTTGATGCAGTGCCTCAATTTAATACCGCTTTATTATATATTAAAAAAATAACCTATTGATTTTTAATGAAAATAATATTGGCACGCTCTTTGCTAATCAATTATCAGAGCGTAATTCTCCAAAGTTTCGTCTCCTCCCTTTCCCCAACCCACGTGGTTGGGATTTTTTTGCTTTTCCCAAACCAATTGCAACCACGTTATAATAAAATTTTAGTATGTTGGAATTGATAAAGATGAAATGGACAGATACGCAGCGTATTGCTGAAGAATTATGCGATAAATATGAAGATGTTGACCCTAAAACTATTCGCTTTACTGACCTAATGCAATGGGTAATGGACTTAGACGATTTTGATGATACCGAAGAGCACTGCGGAGAGAAAGTTTTAGAAGCGATTCAACTAGCTTGGATAGATGAAGCTAGCTAACAATGTCATCATCAATTCAAGAACATTCACTACCAAATGAAATTTTTAAAGCCTATGATATACGTGGAATTGTTGGTAAAACTTTAACGCCGGCTATTGTAGAACGTATTGGGCATGCATTGGGTAGTGAAGCCTTTGCCCGTCAACAAACAACAATATGCATCGGTTATGATGGTCGTTTATCAG
This region of Methylophilaceae bacterium genomic DNA includes:
- the nrdR gene encoding transcriptional regulator NrdR, producing MKCPFCNADDTQVVDSRVNEEGDSVRRRRRCVSCDKRFTTYETADLRLPQVIKGNGNREDFKDEKLREGFFLALHKRPVSAELIEEALQHIRSKLLVLGEREVPSRQIGELVMAELRKLDKVAYIRFASVYRSFQDADDFRDALKELK
- a CDS encoding serine hydroxymethyltransferase, which gives rise to MFSYSNKLHLADPAIAKLVDAEVMRQEQHIELIASENYTSPAVMESQGSQLTNKYAEGYPGKRFYGGCEYVDQVEQLAIDRLKALYGAEYANVQPHSGSQANQAVYFAMLKPGDTIMGMNLGHGGHLTHGSPANLSGKLFNIVAYGLNEQEEIDYDEMERLAVANKPNLLIGGASAYALRFDWARMAEIAKKVGAYFMVDMAHYSGLIAGGVYPNPVPYADFVTSTTHKTLRGPRGGIIMAKAEYEKKLNSSVFPSLQGGPLMHVMAAKATAFLEAATPEFKLYQQQVVKNAIVMAETLTERGLRIISGRTESHVFLVDLRAKGLTGKAADAVLGLAHITVNKNAIPNDPESPFVTSGIRIGSPAITTRGFKEEEARLVANLIADVLDNPADEEAIAATKARVHELTSRFPVYGA
- the iscX gene encoding Fe-S cluster assembly protein IscX; this encodes MKWTDTQRIAEELCDKYEDVDPKTIRFTDLMQWVMDLDDFDDTEEHCGEKVLEAIQLAWIDEAS